The Candidatus Methylomirabilota bacterium genomic sequence TACGTCTCAATAAACTTTCGCGCGTCGGCTTCGTTATCCCAGGCGACGTTCACGCCCAGCATCACGAGGCCCTTGCCCTTGTACTGCTGGTAGATCTTTACCAGAACGGGAGCCTCCCGTTGACAGTGTGGTCATTTGGAGTGGAAGAAATTGATCAGAACCGGCTTACCGCGAAAGTCTTTCAGCGCGATGGACTTTCCATCCAGGAGCGAGAGCGTAAAGTCCGGGACAGGCGTAGCGTGAGCTGCCTGGGCAATCAGCAGTGTGCCGATCAGCAGGGTTGTGAACATCGCTCGTCGCAGGTGATGACTCATATCTCATTCCTCCAAATAAAGAGCTGTTGGCTGACAGCTTCTCATCCATCCAGGCCGTATTCTGTCCAGCGTCGGTCCACAAGGGTCTTGATCTCGTGATCCATGACCTGTTCCTCCGGCCACTCGCGCGTAAACCCCTCTTCCTTCCACTTCCGCGTTCCATCGATCCCCATCTTTGAGCCATACCGCGGCAGCCGGCTGGCATGATCCAGGGTTTCGACCGGTCCCATGACAAACTCGATATCGCGCTCCGGGTCGATGTGGTTCAGGACCTTCCAGACCACTTCGGCCGGATCACGGACGTTCACATCCTTGTCCACGACGACGATCACCTTTGAGAACATCGCCTGGCCGAGGCCCCAGATCGCGTGCATGATCTTGCGCGCGTGGCCCGGATACGCCTTATCGATACTAACGATGACCAGGTTGTGGAAAACCCCGGCGAACGGCATGTGGAAGTCCACGATCTCCGGCAACTGTTTTCTCAGGAGCGGGCGGGACATCCGTTCCACGGCCGTCCCCATGTGGCAGTCCTCCATAGGTGGGCGGCCGACGATGGTGGTTTGGTAGATTGGGTCCCGGCGATGGGTGATGGCCGTCAGGTGAAAGACGGGGTAATAGTCAGGGAGGGAGTAAAAGCCGGTGTGGTCGCCAAACGGCCCTTCCAGGCGCAGCTCATCGGGCTCGACGTATCCTTCCAGTACGATTTCGGCATTGGCTGGAACCTCCAGCTCGACGGTCTCGCACTGGGTCAGCTCGACGGACCGCTTCCGCAGGAAGCCGGCGATGAGCATTTCGTCAATCCCGTCTGGCGCCGGAATGACCGCCGACAGGGTGGTGGCCGGATCGGGTCCAATGGCCACGGCGACCTCGGTGCGCCGTCCCAGCCGCCGGTTTTTCTCATAGTGTCTCGCCCCGCCGTGATGAATGTGCCAGTGCATACCCGCAGTCCGTTCGTCGAAGATCTGCATGCGATACATGCCGCAATTGCGCGTGCCGGTCTCCGGATCTTTGGTGAAGACCAGGGGGAACGTGATAAATCGGCCGCCGTCCAGCGGCCAGCACTTGATGGCCGGCAACAGGTCAAATGAGGGA encodes the following:
- a CDS encoding redoxin domain-containing protein; translated protein: MSHHLRRAMFTTLLIGTLLIAQAAHATPVPDFTLSLLDGKSIALKDFRGKPVLINFFHSK
- a CDS encoding menaquinone biosynthesis decarboxylase, giving the protein MAYEDLRAFIAALEQRGLLKRIKTRVDPILEVTEITDRVSKRLGPSLLFERVKDSSMPLLINAFGSEAHLCLALQRASLDELAGELEGLFEIKSPEGWIEKLRMLPKLTEMASYLPKRVKDGPCKEVRITKDPSFDLLPAIKCWPLDGGRFITFPLVFTKDPETGTRNCGMYRMQIFDERTAGMHWHIHHGGARHYEKNRRLGRRTEVAVAIGPDPATTLSAVIPAPDGIDEMLIAGFLRKRSVELTQCETVELEVPANAEIVLEGYVEPDELRLEGPFGDHTGFYSLPDYYPVFHLTAITHRRDPIYQTTIVGRPPMEDCHMGTAVERMSRPLLRKQLPEIVDFHMPFAGVFHNLVIVSIDKAYPGHARKIMHAIWGLGQAMFSKVIVVVDKDVNVRDPAEVVWKVLNHIDPERDIEFVMGPVETLDHASRLPRYGSKMGIDGTRKWKEEGFTREWPEEQVMDHEIKTLVDRRWTEYGLDG